In Lolium rigidum isolate FL_2022 chromosome 7, APGP_CSIRO_Lrig_0.1, whole genome shotgun sequence, the DNA window cagcagaaaacaggaactggcgcttcggcatcttgttaataggttagtaccggaaaatgcatcaaaatgatgtaaagtgtatataaaacatgtgagtattgtcataaaactagcatggaacataagaaattatagatacgtttgagacgtatcaaaccctTCCGCGGGCCTCTCAACCAGGcccgtgccgaatctttcaggtaaagctgcaagcactgcatcgctgctatctgatttcctttgtgtaggatcacagtctgtaagtaatcatctatccaagatctcggctcctgctgtccatcgtactTAGCGGCATCAGTGGGAGTGGGTTTGAACCTTTTGGGTGGCATTGTCTCAGGGATCTTGTAGCTTAAGCAATCAGCTCCCCTcatctcgccgtcgtactcctggctttCTTCTGAGGTGTCGCTATCGTACTCCTCCCTtgcggctcgccgtcgcctggctttgtcgattctactGGGTGATTTCTTCTCGGGCGTCCCTTGAACGGTGCTTCGAGCCGCTGGCTTGGAGCGTGGGCTTTTCCTTTCGTGGAACCAGATTGTCTCCCAagattgcgaggctttccagggcaccccgatgagcttgagccatagaaccttcgggtcattggttgatgaggtacgctgcgaggttggcagttgccccttcaacggtttttggccttaacatacccgcagtgtccgtggtcatgaaggacttggataggTTTGACGTTTTTTCTCTAGCGTCGTCCTCCGATAGTCGGGATAGCCTTGATCGATGCCTCCCTACACCTTGGCTGCTTCGAGATGCGCTTCCTCGTGAACCCCTCCGTCGTTCACTGGATTGATCCGCTGCTAACAGATGTCTTTCGAGGGTGGCCTGCTCGTTCGATAgccgctcccgatttttctccaagatagagcgataagcgttgagggttccaaccgaagttccagtGGGAAGCGGTGTGTTATTAAGTACTGCCGcccattcttcctccgcgatggtgtaatcgatgttgttgttgctgacgctattttcgccattgtatcgtctgctggagcgaggggtgtgatctcctcctcctccgtttcaTGCGTTTCCTGCGTTATTGGCAGCATAGACTTGATGACGCGCTGCTTTCCAGTTGGCTTCCTTGAAGACGCTGCCGACATTGTCCTCTTCCGATGAATACCTGGCATTGCAGATGAATGGTGTATCACTCGATCCCAACCCGTTCCTagtgtcgcagttcaggcagtagtacgaggtcatctctgatgatgcggggttatcggatccaaccgacatcgaAGACGTCGATCGGGGAGTCGGTGGTGGAGACGAATTTGTCGAgtctgtcaggccagccgaaagatcgACTGACGATGACATGATTGATCCTGCAGCCGGCGGGGGCAATTTTCTTGCCGATCTAGGGACGAACGGTTCCAGCAGACGAAGACTCCCTCCGTGTTGACGTTGCAGTGGACGCTTCCGAATGTCatatccatgtttccttgtagacccAAAAAAGTTGAGCGAaaagagtcgctgtgcggggtgaactcataggagccgaatcggatcgggctccccaagcttggtgatgctgacggcgtcgacgaagctgccgacgacatggctggatctgccgatgacggatcttgtgtcaacagggttcccacagacggcgccaattgtcgagggtactcctcggcaatgccctccgtttggggcttagggtagatggaatcatgtaggctgacacgagacatcggttatcaaacaagcggggaaagcgattacccaggttcggggccctcgatgaggtaaaacccttacgttctgcctgtctgatcttgattatgaaaatatcgagttacaatggggtgccaaaggtttcggctgtgatctcgtcgagaggctaagtgctacgagtacctagctctggacttatggtggctaaaattgctaagattgtgtgtgtccctcggaagcccctctcctggcccttatatagggggccaagTCTCGAGAGatttgtccgggtacgactaggttacaaaggaccctagttctagactttccttgtattcttcttttcttcgtcttgttcttcaaagaACCTTCTTGgtaccgacgtagtggcccaccttgccatcgggtgtcttcatgggcctccagttgagcCGCACAGGATaaggcaataacagttacccgaagggtaatgcccacgtcacacaATGCAAGGGCTGCGGTTTCACAATgtgaattttaaattttgaagtAATTCCCATTTGCCAAATTTATTAGAAACACTCCTGAGATAATTCAAATTTGATGCAACATGAATAGTCCACCATGCAGCCCTATTGTAATCACATTCAAAGAGTGTAAGTTAAATTGTCCCATCTTGAAGACAAAAACAACATTGTGTTTTTCCGATGCCCTATTCATGTTCCCAAGATTATCTGTTGCAAAAGTAACTCCTCGTCTCAATTTCAAAGGTTCCTTATTATTAATGATAGACACATAAACATGGGCTAGGGCATGATACAAAGATTTGACCGAAAAGGTTCCATTAACATTTAGATTCCAATGGAATAAATTATGAGGACGTGGTAAGACCACAATTAGTAAGTCGCCCTACCAGCGCATTCCATGTTGTTAATctattttctagcaagtaatgccTGGAGGAAACATTGGGAGAATATGACCCACACCTTCTTaattttaccaaaaaaattccTAACAATATGATAAAGCATTGGGTATTGAGAACTCAAATGTACATCCCTAGCCACGTACCCTCCCAAGATTTTGGAGTGTCCATTTTACGAGGGATGTAAAGGTCCCAAAACTCTACATCCGTGAAATAATTGCTTCACATTAATTAGATCATACAAAAATGTGGATATCCTAGTTTCCAAACCACCTAGGATAGTGATTTGTTCCAATATATTTATTCCATAAAAAACTTGACTACTTAATCAGATCTAGAGGGAGTACATCCTCAATAAGAAGATTGAACAACCAGATATGGATCCCCGGCCCACCTTGGTCCTTTGGTTGGCGTTGGACCCTAAATTTTGCTAGATGGTACTCCTGCTGTTAGGGAATAAAAAGTCTAAGGGGCAATTTGATAAGATCAATAAAGTCCATAACTTACCTCATGAATTACTGCATGCATCAATAGTTTCACATGCATGAAAAATGAGAGAGAAAACAAGACATGCATTTGAAGACATAGTACAATAAATGAGTCAAGCCTTATAATTCCTAATAATTTTTAAAAAGCTCTTGGGCTTTACAATCCAGAACAGAGGAAGTATCTCtttatttatgttttgccaagaaAACCTAAGCTCATTACAGTCCAATATTTTTTCagtacaccttgtacgaatctggCCTTATTGGACCTGAGCAAAACATCGAGCTTCTCTGGCAGAGACGCGGGTGATGGTCTGTGTCGTGTACCTATTTGTAGCTGAGCCACAAAAAGATGAGCAGAAGGATTCCAAAAAAGAAGAGTCTACCCTAGGTAAGTAATGATATAACTATGCTATTGCTTGCTTAGATTTCAAAGCTCCCTTAAACTTTGGAGGGTGCATTTTAAGAGGGACATAATTTAGCATTATTCTAACTTGTACATCACTAAACAAAGATCCAATAGTGCAGATCCCCCACTCTTCTTCCAATCGATTCCGCACATCGTTTTCTCCTCGATACACACTCTACCCTTTCTATCGGTGCAGCTGTCTCCCATTGCCGAGCATGTTTCCTTTGCAGTAACCTTCTGAACTTGTCAACCCGTCTTGTTGTGCCAATGGCAAGCCACCCTGCACCTTCTCAAGCTAGGCGCCGCCGTCCTCAAACTATCGACAACTATTACACCAGATTCCCCATCCTCTAGGAGAAGTTGATGTTGGTAAACTGAAAAAaacgggaaatgcactttggctcataggagcatttgctcccattgtgtgaatccacatttcgaagtgtcaaaaaattctaaactaaatttttacatgtacatctagacattttatgttggtacacaaattttttaaaaaataaacttttttacgtggctcctgtaaaaaagacaaattttgatgttgtaacacgactacgtacaacatatttttttctcttttttatacacaccacataaaatgttgtttttccatgaaaacttgtgtacgaacatagaatgacatgatgtacaccaaaaattttaatcaattttttttaacatttttaaaattaatttttaattattttgtataatgggagcatttgctcctatgagccaaaacgccacctccgaaAAAAACGATCAAGTGAATTAAGTCTTTAACTGTCCATGCAAACCAGGGAACCCTCCATGTCATGCCAACACCATAGATGCATCTGAGGTTGTGAATTGGAAAATGGGTTTTTAACAATTTTAAATTGTAAGAATTTATTGTAACTGTTGTGGGCTTTTGAAATGTCGGTATTTTAAACCTGGGAAGCGGAGATGGTGCATAAGAGTGGACATTCTATATGAGCAAGAATGTAGAAGTGAGACAAATGGGAGAAGTTGGATAGGTACAATTGATTTTATTTGAATACTTTTTACTATTTTTTCCTTCTTAATATATCTTGATTTGATTATCccacttgtccctcttattatgTGTGTGTCAACCAACATATATATCCTTTATTCCATTATTCTCCAAAGGAACTCATGGTAAAATAATACATGCATATCGGAATATCGGATCTTATTGCAATACAAAAATAACGAATGTACGGGCAAAACAAATAATAAATGCACAGCTCTACACATCTATACCACACCTGGCGATCGATCTCAAGGAATATAGATCGACAAAGATGGGGACGTGACCTCGGTAATCCTAGACAGATATCCATATACGAACGACTCAAAAATTGTCTAGATCTTGAGCTTGAAGCTGCAGTTGTTGGAGCGGATGCGGAGCCGCGTCTCCGACTGGAGTCTATCCACAACGAGGTTGCAACGCGCCTTCCCCGTcatcttccacagcttgatcacaCCAAACTTGATCCTGATGGGCACGCGAGCGTTCACGGTGAGCGGGATGAAGCCAGCCTGTTGCTGCTGCGCGAGCTGCGCGGCCACGGCGCTGTCGAGCCTCGTCTGCCCCTGCAGCGTGATGAGGGGGCGCACGgtggtgcggtggccctggtacagCGCGGGGAAGGCGCCGCTGCAGAGCTCGGTGCCGTTGAAGGAGGCCGTGACCTCGCCGCCGTCGTAGTACACCCCAATGCGGCGGTTGGGGTTGTTGGCCGTGACCTGCACCTCGAAGGCGTCGGTGACGACCGCGGTGGTGGTGTTCACGTCGAACCGGGTCACGGTCAGGCGGTCCACGTTGAAGGTGGGGATCTTGGGCCTGAACACGGCGTAGAGGATCCCCGCGGTGGCGCCGAgcgcgacgacgaggacgatggcCACCACCAGGGTCCAACACACGCACCGGCAGCACCGGCTGTGCCTCTTCCGCCGCGGCGCGCGCATGGGCGCCGGCGCGTAGGGAGGCGGGGCCGTGATTGGAAGCACTTGCTCGCCATGGGTAGCGCTGGGTGGTATCTTGTCCTTGGTTTGCTCCGGCGGCGAGCCGGCGATCACCGGATGGACCCGGTGGTAGTCTGCCATGTCTTCTTCACCTGCCTTGCTAGCGCGATCgagttgcttgcttgcttgctttgtTGCTAACACCACCTCGTAGAAGTAAAACACGGCGGCGGAACGAATCGGTCTTGTGAAAGAAACGAAATGCTACGGGTTGCAGTGGGAGTCGAGGACCAAGTTCATTTATACGTATGTGATGGTTGTTGTTGGCTTTCTAGATGGTAGGAGGTTTCTTCCGGTCTCGAATCTTGACTTGGCTGCTATGCCATGGCTGCGTGCGTCATTGACTTGTGCcttccttcttttgcttttttctaagCTGGGAGCAGAAGCCACACACATGTGTCTCTCTTCTCATGAGAACTCATGTCCCTTTCCAGAAATTTTGGGTTAAGTTTTCAATCCATGTGCAGATGTGATGCTAGCCATACGCGTTATGTTTTCCTGACTGATCGAGCTGGTTATTCAGTCGTTTGTTACTGCAGGGTTGGAAGACATTTAGTCTAAAAGTATTAATGTCATGTACTCTAGCTCCGTGTGCCATCGTATTTTCCTCAAAACAGGTTTTCGTCCTGTAAATTTAAGTACAGCAACCACACCATACAACCAGCGATGGTCCGATAGTATACAATATGTTGTGGCAACCAAGTATACGGAATTACTGAAGAGATCGTGTAAGAAGGCTTACTGCGATCTGGAATTCTTGATCATGTCACTGCTCAGCTCAGCTTAGAAGCTCCTGTTGTGGATCAGGTGAGTTTTCAGCATAGAATACTACTAGTTGAATAATTGCCCGGAAGATGCAGGCTAAGCGTGTGATTACGTTGACCGGTGGTTATGTGTTGAACGCTAAGACACGGACGGTGTGTCTTGGAAAAGGGAAGCTTCATGCGTGACGCGATTGACGGCTGCCGACGATCTTTCCCCCGATTCACATTCCATAATGGCCACGAACGCGTGTTTCTCTTCTCGTTCATGTAGTAATTCTTCCGTGTTAAGAACGGTCTCAGGACGGCGATAGATGTATTTGTTACAGTGAACAAACTAGATTAAATCCTTTGCTCTTGTAAAGTATAGATTTAGTTTGTGCCGTGATAGCAAAGGTCTTACTTTTCCCAGAAACAAATGCAGATCTTACATTGTATCTAAATAACAAAGCGAATTTTCTAGACATGGGTACTCCTTATCCCGATTGAACTTACTCCGGTATTAAACTACATATGCAAATTTGAATATAATAGTATAGATTATCTGACGACCAAATTACGGAAATTTCGGAACGTTACctatattttcatttttttactgGTGAAGTTTCCACAAGTGAGTGCTACATTAATTGTATCATTTAAGGATGtcaattttatgcacgaatctggGTATCCACGGATATGGAAGGTTAATTATGTCCATGAATTTCATGGGGTGAATATCCGAGAACTCATGGGATGGGCATGGTTAGAGATTTGCCCCATGGATATCCAATAAATATCCAGCTAACATGTGAGGCCACCACTGACCCCTCACGCCTTCGCGGATCCGGACCTTGGAAGCTTTCTTGTTTTCCGTCTCCtggaccttggctgccattctagcttggccttggagTTCTTCCTGGAACTCTTGAGCGGTTGGGACCCGGCCTAATGcggtactggaagaggcggagaatggttgagcgaGCCTAATGTCGGAAATATATGGTGGAAGAAAAGCAATCGGATCCGGGCAGATTGGTTCCACGacactgggatccgggctactcggagaactaccagtgcaatGTGGTAAACCAtgcggcatgcttccggctgcacccatgcgaactaagttgagtaaccggaaatcTACACTAAGACTACTTCTTTTTTCTACGAGGCCGGtgcacgtaccgttaatggcgtGCCGGTCTGGCGAACCTCCGGTGAAGAGAAGGTCGCTGAACTTGGAGTGAATCTTGCGtcttgaccacgaatcggcggcggaaagAAAATCCCGATCAACCGTGGTGATCTTGGCGCAGAAAGAGGCTCAGAACGGCGGCGCGAGAAGCTTCCCGTGAAGaagctcgccggagttgagatccgtttggtggcgcggcgcgaggaggaagatgatgcgGTGAggatgcggtgaaagaatgaaaagttaccgagctgaggggtatttatagacctcgcgcggagattcgtgattcggatccagcggtggaaacggaacggtcacgccgttagatggttgacacgtgtcttaggtcaaatgcggtaaaacgacgtggaggtaacttaactgtgcgctCCCGAAACTTCCGGCTAAAAGATTCGCATcttcgaaaatttagcgcgggaaatgaggaagttgtgcgcgggaaaagtgggATCTCCGTTGCGTTaccgattccgaagacaagaggaTTTCCGAGCAGACGAACCCGGaaacaagtaaaagttttgaagctcttcaagattctcttcgggtcCGAGctgatgaagtcggaggaatgatgaatctcggagaactttgggggctactgttgtgggtatactttatgggtatatcaacggtatggcctagatccggcaagcccgggtggcccatagttggtgatgaggcatgtggcccatcgggcggcccagttgctgtagatcctgaatgatgaagtccagcccaggagcaggaagccggatcctcaaccgacctacgaaggaggccggatccgtgacggcccatatagtatccggatccagcacgttcttagaggaaggcggatccttgacgtacacggcaagacattgtaccgtagttaggc includes these proteins:
- the LOC124679479 gene encoding NDR1/HIN1-like protein 6; translation: MADYHRVHPVIAGSPPEQTKDKIPPSATHGEQVLPITAPPPYAPAPMRAPRRKRHSRCCRCVCWTLVVAIVLVVALGATAGILYAVFRPKIPTFNVDRLTVTRFDVNTTTAVVTDAFEVQVTANNPNRRIGVYYDGGEVTASFNGTELCSGAFPALYQGHRTTVRPLITLQGQTRLDSAVAAQLAQQQQAGFIPLTVNARVPIRIKFGVIKLWKMTGKARCNLVVDRLQSETRLRIRSNNCSFKLKI